In Flavobacteriales bacterium, the DNA window GAGGGAATTACTTTTTCTCGTCGTCTACTTCTTCGAATTCGACATCGGTAACATCGTCAGCGGTAGATTCACCACCTGCATCTGCACCGGCACCTGCATTCGCTCCAGCGTCACCGCCGGCTTCTTGCTGTGCTTTGTACATCTCTTCAGAAGCATTCTTCCATGCCTCGTTGATCTTTTCCATAGCGGCGTCGATCGCAGCGAGGTCTTTTGATTCGTGTGCTTTCTTCAACTCCTCAAGAGCACCCTCGATAGGCGCTTTCTTGTCGTCTGATAGCTTTTCACCAAATTCCTTAAGCTGCTTTTCCGTTTGGAAGATCATGGCATCAGCGCCATTCACTTTCTCTGCGGTTTCCTTGGCTTGCTTATCGGCATCGGCATTCGCTTCTGCCTCCTTCTTCATGCGTTCGATCTCGTCGTCGCTAAGTCCGCTCGATGCCTCGATGCGGATGCTTTGCTCTTTACCGGTCGCTTTGTCTTTAGCCGATACGTTCAAGATACCGTTCGCATCGATATCGAAGGTTACTTCGATTTGAGGCACCCCGCGAGGCGCGGGTGGAATTCCATCGAGGTGGAATCGACCGATCGATTTGTTGTCTCCGGCCATCGTGCGCTCTCCTTGCAATACGTGGATCTCCACGCTTGGCTGATTGTCGCTTGCCGTAGAGAAGGTTTCTGACTTCTTGGTCGGAATCGTGGTATTCGATTCGATCAAGCGGGTCATTACACCCCCCATGGTTTCGATACCCAAAGAAAGTGGGGTTACGTCGATCAGAAGCACGTCTTGCACGTCTCCGGTCAACACACCACCTTGAATTCCGGCACCGATCGCCACCACTTCGTCGGGATTAACTCCTTTCGATGGCTTTTTACCGAAGAAGTTCTCAACTACTTCCTGAATAGCCGGGATACGGGTCGATCCACCCACCAAGATCACTTCGTCGATCTCAGAAGTAGACAATCCGGCATCTTTCAATGCGATCTTACAAGGTTCAAGGCTTCGTTGGATCAGCTTATCGGCTAACTGCTCAAACTTGCTTCGGCTCAAAGTACGTACCAAGTGTTTTGGTCCGCTAGCTGTGGCCGTTACGTATGGCAAGTTGATCTCCGTTTGTGACGAGCTCGACAATTCGATCTTCGCTTTTTCGGCAGCATCTTTTAAACGCTGCAACGCCATTTTGTCGTCGCGAAGATTCATGCTCTCCTCAGCTTTGAACTCTTCGGCCAACCAGTCAATGATCACTTGGTCGAAGTCATCTCCACCCAAGTGGGTATCTCCATTGGTCGACTTCACCTCGTATACTCCGTCTCCGAGCTCGAGGATCGAGATATCGAACGTACCACCACCGAGGTCGAATACGCCGATCTTCATATCCTGATCCCTGCGGTCCAGGCCGTATGCCAATGCTGCTGCGGTTGGTTCGTTGATTATGCGTCGTACTTTAAGTCCGGCGATCTCACCGGCTTCTTTAGTAGCCTGACGCTGTGAGTCGTTGAAGTAGGCCGGTACGGTGATGACCGCTTCTGTTACTTCATTTCCAAGATAGTCCTCAGCGGTTTTCTTCATTTTTTGAAGCACCATGGCCGAGATCTCTTGCGGCGTGTATTTGCGGTCGTCGATCGCAACACGCACAGTATCGTTATCTCCCTGAACGACGTGGTAAGCTACACGCTTTGCCTCTTCCGAGACA includes these proteins:
- the dnaK gene encoding molecular chaperone DnaK translates to MSKIIGIDLGTTNSCVSVMEGNEPVVIQNSEGKRTTPSIVAFVEGGERKVGDPAKRQAITNPEKTIYSIKRFMGEQYSNVSEEAKRVAYHVVQGDNDTVRVAIDDRKYTPQEISAMVLQKMKKTAEDYLGNEVTEAVITVPAYFNDSQRQATKEAGEIAGLKVRRIINEPTAAALAYGLDRRDQDMKIGVFDLGGGTFDISILELGDGVYEVKSTNGDTHLGGDDFDQVIIDWLAEEFKAEESMNLRDDKMALQRLKDAAEKAKIELSSSSQTEINLPYVTATASGPKHLVRTLSRSKFEQLADKLIQRSLEPCKIALKDAGLSTSEIDEVILVGGSTRIPAIQEVVENFFGKKPSKGVNPDEVVAIGAGIQGGVLTGDVQDVLLIDVTPLSLGIETMGGVMTRLIESNTTIPTKKSETFSTASDNQPSVEIHVLQGERTMAGDNKSIGRFHLDGIPPAPRGVPQIEVTFDIDANGILNVSAKDKATGKEQSIRIEASSGLSDDEIERMKKEAEANADADKQAKETAEKVNGADAMIFQTEKQLKEFGEKLSDDKKAPIEGALEELKKAHESKDLAAIDAAMEKINEAWKNASEEMYKAQQEAGGDAGANAGAGADAGGESTADDVTDVEFEEVDDEKK